The proteins below are encoded in one region of Pygocentrus nattereri isolate fPygNat1 chromosome 13, fPygNat1.pri, whole genome shotgun sequence:
- the psmc5 gene encoding 26S proteasome regulatory subunit 8 isoform X2: MELEESKGGSGLRQYYLSKIEELQLTVNEKSQNLRRLQAQRNELNAKVRLLREELQLLQEQGSYVGEVVRAMDKKKVLVKVHPEGKFVVDVDKNIDINDVTPNCRVALRNDSYTLHKILPNKVDPLVSLMMVEKVPDSTYEMIGGLDKQIKEIKEVIELPVKHPELFEALGIAQPKGVLLYGPPGTGKTLLARAVAHHTDCTFIRVSGSELVQKFIGEGARMVRELFVMAREHAPSIIFMDEIDSIGSSRLEGGSGGDSEVQRTMLELLNQLDGFEATKNIKVIMATNRIDILDSALLRPGRIDRKIEFPPPNEEARLDILKIHSRKMNLTRGINLRKIAELMPGASGAEVKGVCTEAGMYALRERRVHVTQEDFEMAVAKVMQKDSEKNMSIKKLWK; encoded by the exons ATGGAGTTGGAGGAGAGCAAAGGCGGCTCTGGCCTCCGACAGTACTACCTGTCCAAAATAGAGGAGTTACAG TTGACGGTGAATGAAAAGAGCCAGAATCTCAGACGTCTGCAGGCCCAGAGGAACGAGCTAAATGCCAAAG TGCGTCTCCTGCGGGaggagctgcagctgctgcaaGAGCAGGGCTCCTATGTGGGTGAGGTGGTCCGAGCTATGGACAAGAAGAAAGTCCTGGTGAAG gtTCATCCTGAGGGGAAATTTGTGGTGGATGTGGACAAGAACATTGACATCAATGAT GTGACTCCAAATTGCCGTGTTGCACTTCGTAATGACAGCTACACGCTGCACAAGATCCTTCCCAACAAAGTGGACCCCCTGGTTTCCCTGATGATGGTCGAGAAGGTGCCTGACTCCACTTACGAGATGATTGGCGGCCTGGACAAGCAGATCAAAGAGATCAAGGAAGTGATTGAGTTACCAGTGAAGCATCCTGAGCTGTTCGAGGCCCTTGGAATTGCACAGCCAAAG GGGGTGCTGTTGTATGGACCACCCGGCACAGGAAAGACCTTGCTGGCCAGAGCTGTGGCTCACCACACAGACTGCACCTTCATCAGGGTGTCCGGCTCAGAGCTGGTGCAGAAGTTCATTGGCGAGG GCGCCCGTATGGTGCGTGAGCTGTTCGTTATGGCCCGTGAGCATGCGCCTTCCATCATCTTCATGGATGAGATTGACTCTATTGGCTCCTCGCGTCTGGAGGGAGGCTCTGGGGGCGACAGCGAGGTGCAGAGGACCATGCTGGAGCTCCTCAACCAGCTGGATGGCTTCGAGGCCACCAAGAACATTAAG GTCATCATGGCCACTAATCGTATTGACATTCTGGACTCGGCTCTGCTGAGACCTGGCCGTATCGACAGGAAGATAGAGTTCCCCCCTCCCAACGAGGAG GCTCGTTTGGACATTTTGAAGATCCATTCCCGGAAGATGAACCTGACCCGTGGAATAAACCTGCGGAAAATTGCCGAGCTGATGCCAGGGGCCTCAGGCGCTGAGGTCAAG GGTGTTTGCACAGAGGCTGGTATGTACgccctgagagagaggagagttcATGTAACCCAGGAAGATTTTGAGATGGCGGTCGCAAAG GTGATGCAGAAAGACAGCGAGAAGAACATGTCCATCAAGAAGCTCTGGAAATAG
- the psmc5 gene encoding 26S proteasome regulatory subunit 8 isoform X1, whose amino-acid sequence MALDGLDHMELEESKGGSGLRQYYLSKIEELQLTVNEKSQNLRRLQAQRNELNAKVRLLREELQLLQEQGSYVGEVVRAMDKKKVLVKVHPEGKFVVDVDKNIDINDVTPNCRVALRNDSYTLHKILPNKVDPLVSLMMVEKVPDSTYEMIGGLDKQIKEIKEVIELPVKHPELFEALGIAQPKGVLLYGPPGTGKTLLARAVAHHTDCTFIRVSGSELVQKFIGEGARMVRELFVMAREHAPSIIFMDEIDSIGSSRLEGGSGGDSEVQRTMLELLNQLDGFEATKNIKVIMATNRIDILDSALLRPGRIDRKIEFPPPNEEARLDILKIHSRKMNLTRGINLRKIAELMPGASGAEVKGVCTEAGMYALRERRVHVTQEDFEMAVAKVMQKDSEKNMSIKKLWK is encoded by the exons ATGGCACTGGACGGACTCGACCAT ATGGAGTTGGAGGAGAGCAAAGGCGGCTCTGGCCTCCGACAGTACTACCTGTCCAAAATAGAGGAGTTACAG TTGACGGTGAATGAAAAGAGCCAGAATCTCAGACGTCTGCAGGCCCAGAGGAACGAGCTAAATGCCAAAG TGCGTCTCCTGCGGGaggagctgcagctgctgcaaGAGCAGGGCTCCTATGTGGGTGAGGTGGTCCGAGCTATGGACAAGAAGAAAGTCCTGGTGAAG gtTCATCCTGAGGGGAAATTTGTGGTGGATGTGGACAAGAACATTGACATCAATGAT GTGACTCCAAATTGCCGTGTTGCACTTCGTAATGACAGCTACACGCTGCACAAGATCCTTCCCAACAAAGTGGACCCCCTGGTTTCCCTGATGATGGTCGAGAAGGTGCCTGACTCCACTTACGAGATGATTGGCGGCCTGGACAAGCAGATCAAAGAGATCAAGGAAGTGATTGAGTTACCAGTGAAGCATCCTGAGCTGTTCGAGGCCCTTGGAATTGCACAGCCAAAG GGGGTGCTGTTGTATGGACCACCCGGCACAGGAAAGACCTTGCTGGCCAGAGCTGTGGCTCACCACACAGACTGCACCTTCATCAGGGTGTCCGGCTCAGAGCTGGTGCAGAAGTTCATTGGCGAGG GCGCCCGTATGGTGCGTGAGCTGTTCGTTATGGCCCGTGAGCATGCGCCTTCCATCATCTTCATGGATGAGATTGACTCTATTGGCTCCTCGCGTCTGGAGGGAGGCTCTGGGGGCGACAGCGAGGTGCAGAGGACCATGCTGGAGCTCCTCAACCAGCTGGATGGCTTCGAGGCCACCAAGAACATTAAG GTCATCATGGCCACTAATCGTATTGACATTCTGGACTCGGCTCTGCTGAGACCTGGCCGTATCGACAGGAAGATAGAGTTCCCCCCTCCCAACGAGGAG GCTCGTTTGGACATTTTGAAGATCCATTCCCGGAAGATGAACCTGACCCGTGGAATAAACCTGCGGAAAATTGCCGAGCTGATGCCAGGGGCCTCAGGCGCTGAGGTCAAG GGTGTTTGCACAGAGGCTGGTATGTACgccctgagagagaggagagttcATGTAACCCAGGAAGATTTTGAGATGGCGGTCGCAAAG GTGATGCAGAAAGACAGCGAGAAGAACATGTCCATCAAGAAGCTCTGGAAATAG